In a genomic window of Erigeron canadensis isolate Cc75 chromosome 5, C_canadensis_v1, whole genome shotgun sequence:
- the LOC122600911 gene encoding uncharacterized protein LOC122600911, whose protein sequence is MWRGRISKSLQTFTAHTLLFCFTILLFLKLDHHLFSSWWIIFFPLFLFHLVVAPGRFSLPAPAASLEHHWVPCHAIVGMPLLVAFELLLCVFLESVYVMRIPAVDLEIVFLPLLVFEFTIFADNLRMLLPGDEENLRDDEIWEILPHFRVCSSMMLSFFATLITLLKLGGNILCKSFFLFIGYRIAECFAFLFCTKWSNQVIHRNSQAHEGSLSTGTRYLDWNSGPVVASDDISVDRMCGLQDIGGHIMKALVVAFQILLCIRLKEKPVAASNIPLAIVFSPLLLLQGAVVLFSGSELVEKILLLNNGTRTGRYFVFSAGARDFFGYLYRGSRLFGWSSIYEESREEQARLYHDRALGYNTFCGYSPEVVKKMPKKDLAQEVGRLQAALGEKMETTKFSLQEVERLQNEKILCQVCFERQLSIVLLPCRHWILCSMCSVKCNKCPICRAVIEERLPIYDV, encoded by the exons GATTATTTTCTTCCCGCTTTTCTTATTTCATTTAGTCGTAGCCCCTGGAAGATTTTCGTTACCTGCACCAGCAGCTTCCCTTGAACACCAT TGGGTACCATGTCATGCGATTGTTGGCATGCCTTTGCTTGTTGCCTTTGAGCTGCTTCTTTGTGTCTTTTTGGAGAGCGTCTATG TTATGAGAATTCCTGCAGTAGACTTGGAGATCGTCTTTCTGCCTTTATTGGTATTTGAATTCACAATTTTTGCTGACAATCTCAG AATGTTACTACCAGGAGATGAAGAAAATTTGAGGGATGATGAAATATGGGAGATACTTCCA CACTTCCGGGTATGTAGTTCCATGATGTTATCCTTTTTTGCTACCTTGATCACCCTTTTAAAGCTAGGTGGTAACATTCTttgtaaatcttttttttta TTCATTGGCTACAGAATTGCAGAGTgctttgcttttcttttttgcaCAAAGTGGTCAAATCAAGTGATTCACAGAAATTCCCAAGCACATGAAGGCAGTTTATCAACGGGTACTCGATATCTTGATTGGAATAGTGGCCCAGTAGTTGCCTCAGACGATATCTCTGTGGATAGGATGTGTGGATTGCAAGACATTGGTGGTCACATAATGAAAGCTCTTGTTGTTGCATTTCAAATCCTCCTTTGTATCCGCTTAAAG GAAAAACCTGTTGCTGCTAGTAATATCCCACTTGCCATTGTCTTCTCTCCTTTACTTCTACTGCAAGGAGCGGTAGTACTTTTCTCTGGTTCTGAATTGGTGGAAAAGATCTTACTTTTAAACAATGGGACCCGCACAGGAAGATATTTTGTGTTTTCTGCTGGAGCTCGAGACTTCTTTGGGTATTTGTACCGTGGCTCAAG GTTGTTTGGTTGGTCATCGATTTATGAAGAAAGTCGGGAAGAACAGGCGCGACTTTACCATGATAGAGCTTTGGG TTATAACACTTTCTGTGGATATTCACCTGAAGTGGTAAAGAAAATGCCGAAAAAGGATCTTGCTCAGGAG GTGGGGAGACTTCAGGCTGCTCTTGGTGAGAAAATGGAAACCACAAAATTCAGCCTGCAAGAGGTTGAAAGACTCCAAAAT GAAAAAATTCTGTGCCAGGTTTGCTTTGAAAGACAATTAAGCATAGTACTCCTTCCCTGTCGGCATTGGATTCTTTGCAG CATGTGTTCTGTAAAGTGTAACAAATGCCCTATATGCCGCGCTGTTATTGAGGAGAGGTTACCCATATATGATGTATAG